Genomic window (Daucus carota subsp. sativus chromosome 5, DH1 v3.0, whole genome shotgun sequence):
CTCTAATTGGGGCGAGCATCTTGTGAATTACTAAAGTAATATTTCTGGTTATAGTAGTTTACTGGCTATTATACTTTATTGTTCACTTGTTTCCCAGGAATAAAGTAGTAGTGGATTTTGTGCATCCATCATAAGCCACCAAAACTAACTGCTTAAACAGAATCTTGAAAAGCATATAGCTCGTAACCTCCGTTAAAAGCTAGGTTAAGAACTTTTTAGAGAAGCAGATACATCAATTTCAGTGCTTGGATTCTTTTCAGCAACCAGTCTGACCATCTATTGGTGCCCCCTCCCCCTGCGTCTATTTCCTCCCTTTTTGGTCATATAACCGTTTATTATTGTAAGTATCTCTCTAGGCAGTTCGACAGTAAGCAAATTAAGCCGATACAAACGGGGGCTTGGTAAAGACGATAATGGTATCCTTTAACTTTCTTTAATAGGAACTTGTGTTTGAAGTACAATGCCTTTTTCTTGATATTGCAGGTTTGGGACGTTTCGTGTGAGAAAAATGAGGGTTTGATTGGTGGAGCTACGATTCATCTTTTTAACATGAAAAAACAGCTCAAAACAGGGAGACACAAGCTTAGGCTTTGGCAAGGAAAAGAGGCAGATGGATCTATTCAAACCACTACTCCCGGAAAGGTTTGCGATTAGGACTTCATTAGCGGTTTTATATAAACTATACTTGTTCTGTTGTAATAAGTtctgttatattatatataatctttttGCTTATTTGAACCTTCTGAAGGTTCCCAAGGAGGAGCGTGGGGAGGTGGAGCGTTTGGAAAAGCTTGTGAATAAGTATGAAAGAGGACAGATTCAACGAGTTGATTGGCTGGACCGCCTCGCATTCAAAGCTATGGACAAAATTAAGGAACGTGAAAACAGTAAAAATGGGAGTTCCCATCTTTACGTAGTTGTTGATTTTAGCAGCTTTGAACATCGAGTTGTTTTTCAGGTAAACATACTGTCCTGTTGCCAAgagattatgtatatatatgctcGGAACAGAGGTCGGCTTTTATAGTTTGCTGTACATCATTGCTGTATATAATTGCCCTATATTGTGACAATTGACATGGTGTAGCTCGGTTTGATATCTAGGAATCAGGAGCAAATTTCTTAATACCCTCTCCTTTAGCGTCAACTAATGAACTGGTTACAGTTTGGGATCCAGAAGTGGGAAGGATTAATCCCTCTGAACATAAACAACTAAAGCTTGCTAGGAGTTTGACTCGTGGCATCATTGATAGGGATCTCAAACCAAGCTCTACTGAAAGAAGGTACGAGTAGATTTAGGTTCAATATGGCTTTTCCATTATGACTGCTTGTTTTTTATGTTTGCATGCTTTGGGCCTACTGATCATACTTTGGTATCTTATTTGAAAGTACTGATAAGCTGCCTGAAGTACAAAAGTGAAGTCCTTTTGTAATAAAGCTAACAAATGTTCCCAACTGAAATCGTTTTTCAGAAGTTAATTTTTCTATGCCTAattgaaagataaatatatGAACTTATTCTAGAACTTTATTATGGGTCCCCAAAGCCAATAATAACGATAACCCACTTGGAACCTTTCTGTAAATGTCCTGCATTAATGGAAGGCCTAGTTAACTGTAGGTAACTTTTCCCTCAAGTGCCACTGTTATTACAACAACTAATGCTAATAGTAATATCCATATCATTTAAGCATTCGAGGCCTTCCTGGCATCCTTCTACACTTCATGAAACACAAAGTCCTCAGGGTGGATTAATAATATCTGGAAAACTGCACTTGAGCAAATCCTCATCCTTCGTGGTCGTGGTAGCATTACACTACAGCTTTTCCACTGGGTTGAGAGCTGGTGAACTACCTTATACTTTTTTACATGCTCCTTGATCCAATTATTTCAGAGGAAGCGTGTTATAAATCCCCTTATAAAGTTATATGAGGAAGTTGTTGCTACATCTTTTTTTCTACTGTGGACATGGTTGATAGGATGAGCCCTATCTAAGTTAATTGAAAGCCTTAACTAAAGATTTATATAATAATCAACATTCCTACAATATAAAACCCAAAATAGGTTTTGATCTTAACTTGTGCCTTCCTTGTCAAAAGTTCAATTCTTATTTTTGGcacaaaaattttatttggaccTACCTCCGGGTACCTTTGTGACAGCACGGGCCTGTTAGTAGTCATATTGTGCATTGAAACCTAAAGGTTGGAGTAAATTTTGTGCAAATGGCTAATTAGTCTACCTCAGTCAAAATAAACTCTATCCTCAGCCTTGCAAATATGGGTAATTAGTATACCTTAGAGTCAAAACAACCTTATTCAGccttttcattttgttttaagtaaaaattttatttttgtttttttttcatttgcaAATGTATATGCTGTTTACAGGTAGCAATGCTTAATTACTTATCTAACTAATAATCCTTAACTTCTTGGATTTTAGGTCAATACAGAGAATAGTGAAATACCCACCCACACGAACTTTGAATGGAGATGAAAGGCATCTTTTGTGGAAATTTCGCTTTTCGCTAATGTCGGAAAAAAGAGCTCTCACAAAGTTTCTTCGATGCGTTGAATGGAGTGATGTTCAGGTTTTAACAAGTTACTGATGTTTAAtttgtattatttattaattttacagTATATATAGTGTGAACTTAATGATCGGTAAATGATTTTTAGTCTGTGTATTTCGTTTAATTTGTTGATGTAAACGATCCTATCTTATCAACATGTTTCTATATTGTAGATCATATTTACTACTCGCTAATTAGCAGCTGGTTTAGTCTTCTTATACTGTGAATATAGGCTTTTATACACTGTAATTTATCAAGTCGACTATGTTTTGCAGGAAGCGAAGCAGGCAATAGATCTGATGGGTAGGTGGGAAATGATTGATGTCTGTGATGCATTGGAGCTTCTATCTCCTGTATTTGAGAGTGAAGAGGTGAGTGTTTCACCTGTACACTCCTTGCATGTATGTTgcaagaataatttataatttacttGTGATGTCATAATTAATACAAATATGAATTTGGTGTCAGCTACTGATATATTAAGGTTTTACAGAAATTACGTGTAATAGAAATATGTGCAATACAGGTCCGTGCATATGCTGTTAGAGTTCTTGAAAGAGCTGATGATGAAGAGCTACATTGTTACTTACTTCAGTTGGTACAAGCTCTTAGGTTTGAGCGCTCTGATAAATCTCGCCTTTCTCATTTCCTTGTTCAACGATGTAGGCTTCTTCTCGTCTGCTGGTGACTTCCAAATTGTATTTTTCAATAGCATCATGGTTATGATTGATATATCTGCAACTTCTTGCAGCCTTGCGCAATATTGAATTGGCCAGCTTTCTCCGTTGGTATGTTGCAGTGGAACTTCATGATCCTACATATGCGAAACGTTTCTATTGCACCTATGAAATATTGGAAGAGAATATGATGAAGGTGACTCTTTATTTAAATTCTGTTCAGTTTAGTGATACCTCTATATGTGATTTCATCACTATGACATGCACATCTGATATTAAGATGATAATGTAAAGTTACCGTTTTTTTTAAAGGGGTATACatgaatattaaaatagactttgtGCCCGTTTTTCTGTTCTTACAAGTAATCTTTGAGTTCTAATTGTTTATAAGATTATTATCGGACTGATTCATAAGAAGTGAATATCATTTACTTGTGAATTACAAGTTAAATATTGAGAGCAGTAAATTTATACTTATTTCATTTACTTATTGTGATTTGTAACTTGACTTCATAGAAATGAATGTGATTTCTTCCAAAGGTAACTTCTAGTactttattgatattttattgttttttatatatttaagttacaTTACTACTAATAAAGTTATCCGAACAGATAGTAATATATAAGACCAAAAATGTGTTTTATTTATAAGTATAAAAGTAACTTTAAGGTGAAAACTGAAAAGTAACTTTCTATAGTAACCTATGCATGTTGTATATCTACTCTATTCTCATAGGCATTGCTCCTCAAATTAGTGGGCATCTCAGATGGATATGGAAAAGCAGCAGTGACTagtctatgtatatatagcatTATAGCtagttaattataattattgagGAAAATAATTACTTCGGCCAATAATATGTATCTGTAGTGTAATTTCATCCTCAACTTTGAGTGATTACTAATGCCTTGCAAACAGTTGGGAggaaatgaagatgaagatggatACAAGTTGTGGCAGAGTTTGGTGCGTCAAACAGAATTGACAGCGCAGTTGTGTTCTATTATGAGAGATGTAAGAAATGTTCGAGGTGGAACTCAGAAGAAGATTGAAAAGCTTAGACATCTTTTATCTGGCCTCTTGAGTGAGCTTACGTATTTTGAGGAGGTACTTCCATTAACTCTTCAAATGATGCCTGAGTCAGCTTACATTGCATGTATCTACTGTTATCACTAGATTCCATTGAGAttctatattaatatacttAACTATTGCCAGCCGATTCGGTCACCTCTCGCTCCCAGCATTCTAATTGCAGGAATCATTCCCTCAGAATCATCAATATTTAAAAGTGCACTGCATCCTTTGCGTC
Coding sequences:
- the LOC108223227 gene encoding phosphatidylinositol 3-kinase, root isoform isoform X3, with amino-acid sequence MKKQLKTGRHKLRLWQGKEADGSIQTTTPGKVPKEERGEVERLEKLVNKYERGQIQRVDWLDRLAFKAMDKIKERENSKNGSSHLYVVVDFSSFEHRVVFQESGANFLIPSPLASTNELVTVWDPEVGRINPSEHKQLKLARSLTRGIIDRDLKPSSTERRSIQRIVKYPPTRTLNGDERHLLWKFRFSLMSEKRALTKFLRCVEWSDVQEAKQAIDLMGRWEMIDVCDALELLSPVFESEEVRAYAVRVLERADDEELHCYLLQLVQALRFERSDKSRLSHFLVQRSLRNIELASFLRWYVAVELHDPTYAKRFYCTYEILEENMMKLGGNEDEDGYKLWQSLVRQTELTAQLCSIMRDVRNVRGGTQKKIEKLRHLLSGLLSELTYFEEPIRSPLAPSILIAGIIPSESSIFKSALHPLRLAFRTTDCGSCKIIFKKGDDLRQDQLVIQMVSLMDRLLKLENLDLHLTPYRVLATGHDEGMLEFIPSKSLAQILSEHRSIISYLQKFHPDEEGPFGITATCLETFIKSCAGYSVITYILGIGDRHLDNLLLRDDGRLFHVDFGFILGRDPKPFPPPMKLCKEMVEAMGGAESQYYTRFKSYCCEAYNILRKSSNLILNLFYLMAGSNIPDIASDPEKGILKLQEKFRLDLDDEECIHFFQDLINESVSALFPQMVETIHRWAQYWR
- the LOC108223227 gene encoding phosphatidylinositol 3-kinase, root isoform isoform X2 — encoded protein: MSGNEFRFFLSCDINLPVTFRIDKLEANENGTVEDRKGEVYVECALYIDGAPFGLPMRTRLESPGPSYCWNELITLSTKYRDLTANSQLTLTVWDVSCEKNEGLIGGATIHLFNMKKQLKTGRHKLRLWQGKEADGSIQTTTPGKVPKEERGEVERLEKLVNKYERGQIQRVDWLDRLAFKAMDKIKERENSKNGSSHLYVVVDFSSFEHRVVFQESGANFLIPSPLASTNELVTVWDPEVGRINPSEHKQLKLARSLTRGIIDRDLKPSSTERRSIQRIVKYPPTRTLNGDERHLLWKFRFSLMSEKRALTKFLRCVEWSDVQEAKQAIDLMGRWEMIDVCDALELLSPVFESEEVRAYAVRVLERADDEELHCYLLQLVQALRFERSDKSRLSHFLVQRSLRNIELASFLRWYVAVELHDPTYAKRFYCTYEILEENMMKLGGNEDEDGYKLWQSLVRQTELTAQLCSIMRDVRNVRGGTQKKIEKLRHLLSGLLSELTYFEEPIRSPLAPSILIAGIIPSESSIFKSALHPLRLAFRTTDCGSCKIIFKKGDDLRQDQLVIQMVSLMDRLLKLENLDLHLTPYRVLATGHDEGMLEFIPSKSLAQILSEHRSIISYLQKFHPDEEGPFGITATCLETFIKSCAGYSVITYILGIGDRHLDNLLLRDDGRLFHVDFGFILGRDPKPFPPPMKLCKEMVEAMGGAESQYYTRFKSYCCEAYNILRKSSNLILNLFYLMAGSNIPDIASDPEKGILKLQEKFRLDLDDEECIHFFQDLINESVSALFPQMVETIHRWAQYWR
- the LOC108223227 gene encoding phosphatidylinositol 3-kinase, root isoform isoform X1 gives rise to the protein MSGNEFRFFLSCDINLPVTFRIDKLEGKFSSKSSPNSANENGTVEDRKGEVYVECALYIDGAPFGLPMRTRLESPGPSYCWNELITLSTKYRDLTANSQLTLTVWDVSCEKNEGLIGGATIHLFNMKKQLKTGRHKLRLWQGKEADGSIQTTTPGKVPKEERGEVERLEKLVNKYERGQIQRVDWLDRLAFKAMDKIKERENSKNGSSHLYVVVDFSSFEHRVVFQESGANFLIPSPLASTNELVTVWDPEVGRINPSEHKQLKLARSLTRGIIDRDLKPSSTERRSIQRIVKYPPTRTLNGDERHLLWKFRFSLMSEKRALTKFLRCVEWSDVQEAKQAIDLMGRWEMIDVCDALELLSPVFESEEVRAYAVRVLERADDEELHCYLLQLVQALRFERSDKSRLSHFLVQRSLRNIELASFLRWYVAVELHDPTYAKRFYCTYEILEENMMKLGGNEDEDGYKLWQSLVRQTELTAQLCSIMRDVRNVRGGTQKKIEKLRHLLSGLLSELTYFEEPIRSPLAPSILIAGIIPSESSIFKSALHPLRLAFRTTDCGSCKIIFKKGDDLRQDQLVIQMVSLMDRLLKLENLDLHLTPYRVLATGHDEGMLEFIPSKSLAQILSEHRSIISYLQKFHPDEEGPFGITATCLETFIKSCAGYSVITYILGIGDRHLDNLLLRDDGRLFHVDFGFILGRDPKPFPPPMKLCKEMVEAMGGAESQYYTRFKSYCCEAYNILRKSSNLILNLFYLMAGSNIPDIASDPEKGILKLQEKFRLDLDDEECIHFFQDLINESVSALFPQMVETIHRWAQYWR